One Yoonia sp. BS5-3 genomic window carries:
- the phnE gene encoding phosphonate ABC transporter, permease protein PhnE: MALAETTSEISPSVTSSYMAMIRRKRMMSGIMLAIFVVLLVSGFLVAQERNAGDFLPGLSNVLGFPSDVVSEAWENRAQLPGFLATYFPSLIETINIAALSTLVGGLAAIVLSLFATRGLAKYPRLVPVFRRTMDLLRAFPEIVIALVLIFIIGGGPVPAMIAIALHTAGALGKLFSEINENAHLGPLEGLESVGANWSQRMLLGIVPQVAPNYLSYALLRFEINIRASAILGFVGAGGIGYDLRNTITFGMGKFDEAAAIFILLFVTIVLVDQLSSTVRDRLTHGKPVL, translated from the coding sequence ATGGCCCTTGCCGAAACAACCTCAGAGATTTCTCCCTCCGTGACATCCAGCTATATGGCGATGATCCGCCGCAAGCGGATGATGTCCGGGATCATGCTGGCGATTTTCGTCGTCCTGTTGGTCAGCGGCTTTCTTGTCGCGCAAGAACGGAACGCAGGGGATTTCCTGCCCGGCCTGTCCAATGTGTTGGGGTTCCCGAGCGATGTGGTCAGCGAGGCCTGGGAAAACCGCGCGCAATTGCCGGGCTTTCTGGCGACCTACTTCCCGTCCCTGATTGAGACAATCAATATCGCCGCCCTCTCAACCCTTGTGGGTGGCTTGGCCGCCATTGTGCTGTCGTTGTTCGCCACACGCGGGTTGGCAAAATACCCCCGGCTCGTGCCCGTCTTCCGGCGCACCATGGATCTGCTGCGTGCCTTCCCCGAAATCGTGATCGCCTTGGTGCTGATCTTTATCATCGGCGGCGGGCCGGTGCCCGCGATGATCGCTATCGCCCTGCACACAGCCGGTGCCTTGGGCAAACTCTTTTCCGAAATCAACGAAAACGCGCATCTCGGCCCGCTGGAAGGGCTCGAATCCGTGGGCGCAAATTGGAGCCAACGGATGCTCTTGGGTATCGTCCCACAGGTGGCCCCCAACTACCTCAGCTACGCGCTACTACGGTTTGAAATCAACATCCGCGCCTCCGCCATTCTGGGCTTCGTGGGGGCAGGGGGCATTGGCTATGACCTCCGCAACACGATCACCTTCGGGATGGGCAAGTTCGACGAAGCCGCCGCGATCTTCATCCTTTTGTTCGTCACAATCGTTCTGGTGGACCAACTGTCATCGACAGTGCGCGACCGCCTGACCCACGGAAAGCCAGTGCTATGA
- a CDS encoding LysR family transcriptional regulator — protein sequence MSYLENIRTFVRVYELGSMSAAGRDLRISPAVTSARISQLEDHLSVRLFQRTTRSLTPTAQGKAFYGGACSVLDAVDYAEAQVTELTENPKGLLHVAAPLGVGRRLIAPHVPAFAQAYPLIDVRLRMTDRNVDMTAEGLDLAFHLGQPADSNLRIRKIADVGRVLVASPAYIAAHGHPVDGDALVKGKHECLNLRFPGASEFQWRLQTDAGPKRFRIAGRLESDDGDVLTDWALAGQGVAMKPRFEVADHLAAGALVIVAAATPPMPVQMACLYMHRRHQDPKTRLFMDFMIERIAGAIRAAESVS from the coding sequence ATGTCTTATCTGGAAAACATACGCACCTTTGTGCGGGTTTATGAATTGGGCTCAATGTCTGCAGCGGGCCGTGATTTGCGGATTTCACCGGCGGTCACCTCGGCCCGGATATCGCAGCTTGAGGATCATCTGTCCGTCCGCCTGTTCCAACGGACCACGCGCAGTTTGACCCCCACCGCCCAAGGAAAGGCCTTTTATGGCGGGGCCTGTAGTGTGCTGGATGCGGTGGACTATGCCGAAGCGCAGGTGACTGAGCTGACCGAAAACCCCAAGGGCCTGCTGCATGTGGCGGCCCCTTTAGGCGTGGGGCGCCGGTTGATCGCGCCCCATGTGCCCGCTTTTGCACAGGCCTATCCGTTGATTGATGTACGCCTGCGGATGACGGATCGGAATGTGGATATGACGGCGGAGGGGCTCGATCTGGCGTTTCATCTGGGGCAGCCCGCCGATAGCAATCTGCGGATCCGCAAGATTGCCGATGTGGGGCGGGTGCTGGTGGCCTCGCCTGCCTATATCGCCGCACATGGGCATCCGGTGGATGGCGATGCTTTGGTCAAGGGCAAGCATGAATGCCTGAACCTGCGGTTTCCCGGCGCGTCGGAGTTCCAGTGGCGCTTGCAAACAGACGCAGGTCCCAAACGGTTTCGGATCGCGGGCCGTTTGGAATCGGATGATGGTGATGTGCTGACCGATTGGGCGCTGGCGGGCCAAGGGGTTGCGATGAAACCGCGCTTTGAGGTGGCCGATCATCTGGCCGCAGGCGCGCTGGTGATCGTGGCCGCAGCGACCCCGCCGATGCCCGTGCAGATGGCTTGCCTTTACATGCATCGTCGCCACCAAGATCCAAAGACGCGTCTGTTCATGGATTTCATGATCGAGCGCATCGCCGGCGCCATTCGGGCCGCCGAAAGTGTTTCGTAA
- a CDS encoding urate hydroxylase PuuD, with protein sequence MYDIAILWDWIAFAVRWLHVITAIAWIGSSFYFIALDLGLNRDIDGPADGEEWQVHGGGFYHIQKYLVAPEAMPEHLTWFKWESYATWLSGAAMLAVVYWVGAELYLIDPNKADISIFTGILISAASLGVGWVIYDFLCKSPLGDRPTTLMVLLFILLVVMSWGYNQIFTGRAALLHLGAFTATIMTANVFFIIMPNQRIVVADLKAGRTPDPKYGKIAKLRSTHNNYLTLPVIFLMLSNHYPLAFGTQYAWIIAALVFLMGVTIRHYFNSMHARKGKPNWTWAVTVILFLIIAWLSTQPGHDSYEQAEARALTPYEQRFASADGFDEAHDIVIGRCSMCHAREPVWNNMQWAPKGVFLETESDIARHARQIYLQAGVSHAMPPANITNLPAEDRQKLIAWYRSGS encoded by the coding sequence ATGTATGATATCGCAATACTCTGGGACTGGATCGCCTTTGCAGTGCGCTGGTTGCACGTGATCACAGCCATCGCCTGGATCGGATCGTCGTTCTATTTCATTGCCCTTGATCTGGGGTTGAACCGCGACATTGATGGCCCGGCCGACGGCGAAGAATGGCAGGTGCATGGCGGCGGATTTTACCACATCCAGAAATACTTGGTGGCCCCCGAAGCCATGCCCGAGCACCTGACCTGGTTCAAATGGGAAAGCTATGCCACATGGCTGTCCGGGGCTGCCATGTTGGCGGTGGTCTATTGGGTCGGGGCAGAGCTTTACCTGATTGATCCCAACAAAGCCGATATCAGCATTTTCACAGGCATCCTGATCTCAGCCGCATCCCTTGGGGTGGGCTGGGTGATCTATGATTTCTTATGCAAATCCCCATTGGGCGACCGGCCGACGACCCTGATGGTGTTGCTGTTCATTCTGCTGGTGGTGATGTCTTGGGGGTACAACCAGATTTTCACCGGGCGGGCCGCCCTGCTGCATCTGGGTGCGTTCACTGCCACGATCATGACCGCCAACGTCTTTTTCATCATCATGCCAAACCAGCGGATCGTGGTGGCCGACCTGAAGGCCGGGCGGACGCCCGATCCGAAATACGGCAAAATCGCAAAGCTGCGCTCGACCCACAACAACTACCTGACGCTGCCGGTGATCTTCCTGATGCTATCGAACCACTACCCGCTGGCTTTTGGCACGCAATACGCGTGGATCATCGCGGCGCTCGTGTTCCTGATGGGCGTCACGATCCGGCATTACTTCAACTCGATGCATGCGCGCAAAGGCAAGCCCAACTGGACTTGGGCGGTCACTGTGATCTTGTTCCTCATCATTGCATGGCTCTCAACCCAGCCCGGCCATGATAGCTATGAGCAGGCCGAAGCCAGGGCGCTGACACCCTACGAACAAAGGTTTGCCAGCGCAGACGGATTTGATGAGGCCCATGACATCGTCATCGGGCGCTGCTCAATGTGCCATGCGCGCGAGCCTGTCTGGAACAACATGCAATGGGCGCCCAAAGGGGTCTTTTTGGAAACGGAAAGCGATATCGCGAGGCACGCAAGGCAGATCTATCTGCAGGCGGGGGTCAGCCATGCGATGCCACCTGCAAACATCACCAATCTGCCTGCCGAAGATCGGCAAAAACTGATTGCATGGTATCGCAGCGGGTCCTAA
- a CDS encoding nucleobase:cation symporter-2 family protein — protein sequence MTDTTYSDPNVTPPLVQAVPLGLQHVLAMFASNVTPSIIVAGAAGLAFGGPEQIYLIQMAMLFAGIATVFQTVGIGPVGARLPIMQGTSFAFVGVLAGVAATMGLSVALTACIIGGVVHFALGAFIKHLRWLFPPLVTGLVILTIGVYLIPVAIKYAAGGAADFQMEAESFGSLKHWSVALTVIVVALGVKFFTKGTLSASGILIGLLAGYVLAFALGMVNFAPVAGAAWITPISPLPYGFEFNLGAVIAVTLVSIVSAIETVGDASATAKAGAGRDATDEEISGATYADGLGTAIAGIFGGLPNTSFSQNVGIVGMTGIMSRHVVTIAGIIMIICGLIPKIGAVIASMPLPVLGGGVIVMFGMVAAAGLNVLAEEKMTRRTMIIIAVSLAFGLGLNLVPTAVQYLPGVIKTLATSAVAPTAMMAIGLNLILPKDPE from the coding sequence ATGACTGATACAACTTATAGCGATCCGAATGTGACGCCGCCGCTGGTGCAGGCGGTGCCACTTGGACTGCAACACGTGCTGGCGATGTTTGCATCCAACGTGACGCCTTCGATTATTGTGGCAGGGGCCGCAGGGCTGGCCTTTGGCGGGCCGGAACAGATTTACCTGATCCAGATGGCGATGCTGTTTGCGGGGATCGCCACGGTGTTCCAGACTGTGGGTATCGGGCCTGTGGGCGCGCGCCTGCCGATCATGCAAGGCACCAGCTTTGCCTTTGTGGGCGTCTTGGCCGGTGTGGCCGCGACCATGGGGCTCAGCGTGGCCTTGACCGCATGTATCATCGGCGGTGTAGTACATTTTGCGCTTGGGGCCTTCATCAAACATCTGCGGTGGCTGTTCCCACCACTGGTGACCGGCCTCGTGATCCTGACCATCGGGGTTTATCTGATCCCGGTGGCGATCAAATACGCCGCGGGCGGGGCGGCTGATTTCCAGATGGAGGCCGAAAGCTTTGGTTCGCTCAAGCATTGGTCTGTGGCCCTAACAGTCATTGTCGTGGCGCTGGGCGTGAAGTTTTTCACCAAGGGCACATTGTCCGCCTCGGGCATTCTGATCGGCCTGCTGGCGGGTTATGTTCTGGCCTTTGCCTTGGGCATGGTGAATTTCGCACCCGTCGCCGGTGCCGCCTGGATCACACCAATTAGCCCGTTGCCCTATGGGTTTGAATTCAACCTCGGTGCTGTGATTGCTGTGACATTGGTGTCAATCGTGTCGGCGATTGAAACCGTTGGCGATGCGTCAGCTACAGCCAAGGCCGGTGCAGGCCGCGATGCGACGGATGAGGAAATCTCAGGGGCCACCTATGCCGATGGCCTGGGCACGGCGATCGCGGGTATCTTTGGCGGATTGCCCAACACGTCGTTTAGTCAGAACGTTGGGATCGTTGGGATGACCGGGATCATGTCCCGCCACGTTGTGACGATCGCGGGGATCATCATGATCATCTGCGGCTTGATCCCAAAAATCGGTGCCGTGATCGCCTCCATGCCTTTGCCTGTTCTGGGCGGCGGTGTGATCGTGATGTTCGGGATGGTGGCTGCTGCAGGTCTGAACGTGCTGGCTGAGGAAAAGATGACCCGCCGGACGATGATCATCATCGCGGTGTCATTGGCCTTTGGGCTAGGGCTGAATCTGGTGCCAACAGCCGTGCAGTACCTGCCGGGTGTGATCAAGACTTTGGCGACATCAGCCGTTGCACCAACAGCGATGATGGCAATCGGGTTGAACCTGATTCTGCCCAAAGATCCCGAATAA
- the phnE gene encoding phosphonate ABC transporter, permease protein PhnE, producing MTTADTNMTDMMQVTVAGMRRKRMVGFGIVAAVLVYLTYIFFAFDIPEVISDIDGDDARILVADSYSYKTHVTRDNRDGSVGVSIEGERKGRYPEGEAPSWVTLGETTVIQLEDGHEVIFDPEEIRYDIPGYGLVTARPNSDGVNATLPAGDVPAWINASKNRLAITTEAGRLTVTRNRTEVFRYFGGWELFFFTLDSPYHGLGFAAVLSRAVSGEAGAIWADFWGNDMWRHSDVVWAIGETILMAFLGTFGAAIIALPLGFLAAKNFTPLGPIRFGMRRIFDFLRGVDGLIWTIILSRAFGPGPMTGSLAILLTDTGSFGKMFSEAFENIDNKQIEGIASTGAKPLQRYRFGVIPQVTPVLLSQILYYLESNTRSATIIGAITGGGIGLLLTQAIITQKDWEEVTYYIILIIIMVMLMDSLSGWLRRKLIKGDEGGH from the coding sequence ATGACCACCGCTGACACCAATATGACCGATATGATGCAGGTGACCGTCGCAGGCATGCGCCGCAAGCGGATGGTCGGTTTCGGGATCGTGGCCGCCGTGCTGGTCTATCTGACCTACATCTTCTTTGCTTTCGATATCCCCGAAGTGATCAGCGATATCGATGGGGACGATGCCCGTATTCTGGTGGCCGACAGCTATAGCTACAAAACGCACGTCACCCGCGATAACCGGGACGGCAGTGTGGGGGTCTCTATCGAGGGCGAACGCAAAGGGCGATACCCCGAAGGCGAGGCACCATCCTGGGTCACGCTTGGCGAAACCACCGTCATTCAATTGGAAGACGGGCATGAGGTCATCTTTGACCCCGAAGAAATCCGCTACGATATCCCCGGCTACGGTCTGGTCACAGCGCGGCCCAATTCCGACGGGGTGAACGCGACCCTCCCCGCAGGGGATGTGCCCGCCTGGATCAACGCCTCCAAAAACCGGCTGGCGATCACAACCGAAGCAGGACGGCTGACCGTCACCCGCAACAGAACCGAGGTCTTTCGATATTTCGGCGGGTGGGAGCTATTCTTTTTCACGCTCGACAGCCCCTATCACGGGCTGGGGTTCGCAGCGGTGCTGTCACGGGCCGTCAGCGGCGAAGCAGGCGCGATCTGGGCAGACTTCTGGGGCAACGACATGTGGCGGCATTCCGATGTGGTCTGGGCGATTGGGGAAACCATCCTGATGGCCTTCCTGGGCACCTTCGGCGCGGCAATCATCGCCCTTCCGCTTGGGTTCCTTGCTGCCAAAAACTTCACCCCGCTGGGGCCGATCCGGTTCGGTATGCGGCGGATTTTCGATTTCCTGCGCGGTGTCGACGGGCTGATCTGGACAATCATCCTCTCGCGGGCCTTTGGGCCGGGGCCCATGACCGGCTCGCTCGCGATCTTGCTGACAGACACCGGATCATTCGGCAAAATGTTCTCGGAAGCATTTGAAAATATCGACAACAAACAAATCGAAGGGATCGCCTCAACCGGCGCGAAACCACTGCAGCGGTATCGGTTCGGGGTGATCCCGCAGGTCACGCCGGTCTTGCTCAGCCAAATCCTTTATTATCTGGAATCCAACACCCGGTCCGCCACGATCATCGGGGCAATCACCGGGGGCGGCATCGGGTTACTCCTGACCCAAGCGATCATCACGCAAAAAGACTGGGAAGAGGTCACCTATTACATTATCCTGATCATCATCATGGTGATGTTGATGGATAGTCTATCAGGCTGGCTCCGGCGCAAGCTGATCAAAGGTGATGAGGGCGGGCACTAA
- the phnC gene encoding phosphonate ABC transporter ATP-binding protein, with the protein MLQIDQLTKTFGAKTAVKAATFTVEKPAMIGIIGRSGAGKSTLLRMLNCLTEVSAGTIMFDGVDVTALRGAAKRNWQSQCAMIFQQFNLVPRMDVVSNVLHGILNRRSTLATMFNLYPDEDIHKAIAILDRLGIAEHAPKRAEALSGGQQQRVAIARALMQDPKIILADEPIASLDPMNAQVVMQSLRQIHEEDGRMVIANLHTLDTARRYCDRVIGMRDGKIVFDGTPDQLTTGVARDIYGADETFSEAATSTEIETLNAEVVKLAEVAESV; encoded by the coding sequence ATGCTGCAGATTGATCAGTTGACCAAAACATTTGGGGCGAAGACGGCCGTCAAAGCGGCGACGTTTACCGTTGAAAAGCCCGCAATGATCGGGATTATCGGGCGCTCTGGCGCGGGAAAATCAACGCTCTTGCGGATGTTGAATTGCCTGACCGAGGTCAGCGCGGGCACGATTATGTTTGATGGCGTCGATGTAACGGCGCTGCGCGGTGCGGCTAAGCGGAACTGGCAATCGCAATGCGCGATGATCTTTCAGCAGTTCAATCTGGTGCCCCGGATGGATGTCGTCTCAAACGTGCTGCACGGCATTTTGAACCGCCGCTCAACGCTGGCGACCATGTTCAATCTTTATCCAGACGAAGATATCCACAAGGCAATCGCCATTCTAGACCGTCTGGGCATCGCCGAACACGCCCCAAAACGGGCCGAGGCCTTGTCCGGCGGACAGCAACAACGGGTCGCGATTGCCCGCGCGCTGATGCAGGACCCCAAGATCATTCTGGCGGACGAACCCATCGCCTCGCTCGACCCGATGAATGCGCAGGTCGTGATGCAATCCTTGCGCCAGATCCATGAAGAAGACGGCCGGATGGTCATCGCCAACCTGCACACGCTGGATACGGCGCGCCGTTATTGCGACCGTGTGATCGGCATGCGGGACGGTAAAATCGTGTTTGATGGCACGCCTGACCAACTGACCACCGGTGTCGCCCGCGACATCTACGGCGCGGATGAGACGTTCTCAGAAGCCGCCACATCCACCGAGATTGAGACCTTGAATGCCGAGGTCGTCAAGCTGGCTGAGGTCGCTGAAAGCGTCTGA
- a CDS encoding ATP-binding protein, which yields MPRRVIHKWRPPLAFVLGGTLAAVFCLPLIGIAYFRVAGGVLGWAETSWMIGWMAFVATAILGFLLWRLVLRPVRALTGYAQSEGKTDAPVHVGTPELSQLTQSVIAMATRLRGREAVLRSYADHVTHEFKSPLSAIRGAAELLADDSLPAADRAKLVDNVAMAAARMADLLESQRALARAHEPMADGRCLLSDVAAGRDAVRIISDGIVPLSDQVMQIVLGHLIDNAMTHGAREVTLEVRGDVLLVSDDGPGVSSGNRERIFEPFFTTNRDAGGTGMGLPIVRQMLEAHGAAITLAEGPGAVFEIRF from the coding sequence GTGCCGCGACGCGTGATTCATAAATGGCGCCCACCGCTGGCCTTTGTGCTGGGGGGCACTTTGGCGGCTGTTTTCTGTTTGCCGCTGATCGGTATCGCCTATTTCCGTGTCGCTGGCGGTGTTCTGGGCTGGGCCGAGACATCATGGATGATCGGCTGGATGGCCTTTGTCGCCACCGCCATATTGGGTTTCTTGCTTTGGCGCCTTGTACTGCGCCCGGTGCGCGCCCTGACAGGCTATGCCCAAAGCGAGGGTAAGACTGACGCCCCCGTGCATGTCGGAACGCCTGAATTGTCCCAACTGACCCAATCAGTGATCGCGATGGCGACCCGCCTGCGTGGCCGCGAAGCCGTCTTGCGGTCATATGCCGACCATGTGACGCATGAGTTTAAATCGCCGCTTAGCGCTATTCGCGGCGCGGCCGAGCTGCTTGCAGATGACAGTTTGCCCGCCGCCGATCGCGCTAAATTGGTGGATAATGTGGCCATGGCGGCTGCGCGCATGGCCGATCTTCTGGAAAGCCAACGCGCCTTGGCCCGCGCGCATGAGCCGATGGCCGATGGCCGCTGTCTTTTGTCAGATGTCGCCGCAGGCCGGGACGCTGTGCGGATCATATCCGATGGTATTGTTCCGCTCAGCGATCAGGTCATGCAGATCGTGCTTGGGCATTTGATCGATAATGCGATGACCCACGGTGCCCGCGAAGTCACGCTTGAGGTGCGGGGTGATGTGCTGCTCGTGTCCGATGACGGCCCCGGCGTCTCAAGCGGCAATCGAGAACGCATTTTTGAACCCTTTTTCACAACCAACCGCGATGCAGGCGGGACAGGGATGGGTTTGCCCATTGTGCGCCAGATGCTTGAGGCGCATGGCGCGGCAATTACTTTGGCAGAGGGGCCAGGCGCCGTTTTTGAGATACGGTTCTGA
- a CDS encoding ureidoglycolate lyase codes for MTSDIRISPLTAAAFAPFGDVLNCDGDPDKMINAGLCGRFHDRAQVDAGDGRVGISLFRSELRELPYQLDLVERHPEGSQAFIPMSLDPFLVVVADDDLRPQAFITAPGEGINFHRNVWHGVLTPLSGPGLFAVIDRIGDGPNLEEHVFATPYRVVV; via the coding sequence ATGACCTCAGATATCCGTATCTCCCCACTGACGGCTGCGGCTTTTGCACCGTTTGGGGATGTCCTGAATTGTGACGGTGATCCGGACAAGATGATCAATGCAGGGCTCTGTGGCCGGTTCCACGACCGCGCGCAGGTCGATGCGGGCGACGGCAGGGTCGGGATCAGCCTATTTCGGTCTGAATTGCGGGAACTGCCCTACCAGCTAGATCTGGTCGAGCGGCATCCTGAAGGATCACAGGCCTTCATTCCTATGAGCCTCGATCCGTTTTTGGTGGTGGTGGCAGACGATGACCTGCGCCCGCAAGCGTTCATCACGGCCCCGGGCGAAGGTATCAATTTTCATCGCAACGTCTGGCATGGGGTGCTGACCCCCCTGTCGGGCCCGGGCTTGTTTGCGGTGATCGACCGGATCGGTGATGGCCCAAATCTGGAGGAACATGTGTTTGCCACGCCTTACCGCGTGGTCGTTTAG
- the puuE gene encoding allantoinase PuuE: MHRYPRDMSGFGPTPPDPQWPGGARIAVQIVLNYEEGGENNILHGDAGSEAFLSEIVGAASWPDQRHWNMESMYEYGARAGFWRLHRMMADLPVTVYGVATALARAPEQVAAMQDAGWEIASHGLKWIEYKDASEDVERAHMAEAIRLHTEVVGTPPRGWYTGRCSVNTVRLAAETGQFAYVADTYADDLPYWMEFGRRDQLIVPYTLDANDMRFATPQGFNAGAQFLDYLKASFDTLYREGGRMMSVGLHCRLVGRPGRAEALRQFIEYAQGHEGVWFATREQIADHWATKHPHQRWERPSQMDKGAFMAKFDHVFEHSPWVEERAFDLELGPAHDTVVGLHNAMCRAFRSASEEERLGVLTAHPDLAGKLAAAKRLTAESTAEQASAGLDALTDAERAAFAAQNAAYVEKFGFPFIIAVRDHDKASIQAAFAARLENDRDAEFAQACHQVERIAFHRLKELLPR; encoded by the coding sequence ATGCACCGTTACCCCCGAGATATGAGCGGCTTCGGCCCGACGCCACCCGATCCCCAATGGCCGGGCGGTGCGCGCATCGCGGTTCAGATTGTGCTGAATTACGAAGAAGGCGGCGAGAATAACATCCTGCATGGGGATGCGGGGTCCGAGGCGTTTCTGTCCGAGATTGTGGGTGCCGCCAGCTGGCCTGATCAGCGCCATTGGAACATGGAAAGCATGTATGAATACGGCGCGCGGGCCGGGTTCTGGCGCTTGCACCGGATGATGGCCGATTTGCCGGTGACGGTTTACGGCGTGGCCACGGCCCTTGCGCGGGCGCCCGAGCAGGTCGCAGCGATGCAGGATGCAGGCTGGGAAATCGCCAGCCACGGGTTGAAATGGATCGAATATAAAGACGCGTCCGAAGATGTGGAGCGTGCCCATATGGCCGAGGCGATCCGCCTCCATACCGAAGTTGTGGGCACCCCGCCGCGCGGCTGGTATACGGGGCGTTGTTCGGTGAATACGGTCCGATTGGCCGCTGAAACAGGCCAGTTTGCCTATGTGGCCGATACCTATGCCGATGATCTGCCGTACTGGATGGAATTTGGCCGTCGGGACCAGCTGATCGTGCCCTACACACTCGACGCGAATGATATGCGCTTTGCGACGCCGCAGGGGTTCAACGCGGGCGCGCAGTTCCTTGATTATCTCAAGGCCAGCTTTGACACGCTCTACCGCGAAGGCGGGCGCATGATGTCGGTGGGCTTGCATTGCCGCCTTGTGGGCCGTCCGGGGCGGGCCGAGGCCCTGCGTCAGTTCATTGAATACGCGCAAGGGCATGAAGGCGTGTGGTTCGCTACCCGGGAACAGATTGCGGATCATTGGGCGACAAAGCACCCGCATCAGCGTTGGGAGCGTCCTTCACAAATGGATAAGGGCGCGTTCATGGCCAAGTTTGACCATGTGTTTGAGCATTCCCCATGGGTCGAAGAACGGGCCTTTGATCTGGAACTTGGCCCTGCGCATGACACTGTTGTGGGCTTGCATAACGCCATGTGCCGGGCGTTTCGGTCAGCTTCTGAGGAAGAGCGGCTTGGCGTGCTGACCGCGCATCCTGACTTGGCAGGGAAACTCGCGGCGGCCAAAAGACTGACGGCGGAAAGCACGGCAGAGCAAGCATCCGCCGGGCTCGACGCGCTGACGGATGCAGAGCGGGCTGCGTTTGCGGCGCAAAATGCGGCATATGTTGAAAAGTTTGGCTTTCCTTTCATCATTGCGGTCCGGGACCATGATAAGGCGTCGATCCAGGCTGCGTTTGCCGCGCGTTTAGAGAATGATCGCGATGCCGAATTTGCGCAGGCCTGCCATCAGGTTGAGCGGATCGCGTTTCATCGTTTGAAAGAACTGCTGCCTCGATGA
- the phnD gene encoding phosphonate ABC transporter substrate-binding protein has product MKNLVAAALATTALTGAAFAQEITEFNIGVLGGENAQDRMTANQCLADYTSEALGGIDVNIFTPADYNGVIQGLLGGTIDMAWMGASSYAAVHIQDPDAVEPVLVKVNLDGSIGYHSIGFARADSGITSLEDMQGKVFGFGDPNSTSGFLIPSIEIPAATGGTMESGDYFGEVKFTGGHEQTIVAVNAGDVDGGVTWADGQGNWEDGYNSGALRRAVDAGLVDMNDLVEIWRSNVIPEGPIVLRTALPADVKATMTELVDNLYEADRDCAYGVSAGESLGFQPVTHETYESIVAARRSVIN; this is encoded by the coding sequence ATGAAAAACCTAGTTGCTGCTGCACTTGCGACAACCGCGCTGACCGGTGCGGCCTTTGCGCAAGAGATCACAGAATTCAACATCGGTGTACTTGGCGGCGAAAACGCCCAAGACCGGATGACAGCGAACCAGTGCCTGGCTGATTACACTTCAGAAGCGCTGGGCGGCATCGACGTGAACATCTTCACACCTGCCGATTATAACGGTGTGATCCAGGGCCTTTTGGGCGGCACAATCGACATGGCATGGATGGGTGCGTCATCCTACGCAGCCGTGCACATTCAGGACCCCGACGCAGTTGAGCCTGTTTTGGTCAAAGTGAACCTCGACGGGTCCATCGGCTACCACTCCATCGGTTTTGCCCGCGCCGACAGCGGCATCACATCGCTGGAAGACATGCAAGGCAAGGTCTTTGGCTTCGGTGATCCAAACTCAACCTCAGGCTTCCTGATCCCATCCATCGAAATCCCTGCGGCCACTGGCGGCACAATGGAATCCGGTGATTACTTCGGCGAAGTGAAATTCACTGGTGGGCATGAGCAAACAATCGTTGCTGTGAACGCAGGCGATGTTGACGGCGGTGTGACCTGGGCCGATGGTCAGGGCAACTGGGAAGATGGCTACAACTCTGGGGCGCTGCGCCGTGCGGTTGATGCAGGTCTTGTGGACATGAACGACCTGGTTGAAATCTGGCGCTCCAACGTGATCCCAGAAGGCCCAATCGTTCTGCGCACAGCACTGCCTGCTGACGTGAAAGCGACTATGACTGAGCTGGTTGACAACCTCTACGAAGCAGACCGCGATTGTGCATATGGCGTGTCTGCCGGTGAAAGCCTGGGCTTCCAGCCAGTGACACACGAAACATATGAATCGATCGTGGCAGCACGCCGCTCGGTCATCAACTAA